Proteins co-encoded in one Callospermophilus lateralis isolate mCalLat2 chromosome 2, mCalLat2.hap1, whole genome shotgun sequence genomic window:
- the Fhip1b gene encoding FHF complex subunit HOOK-interacting protein 1B isoform X3: protein MERMNWLSRLASRGPGHRVPQGASLQTPVMADPETCLMVFKNHWSQVVRILERQGPRAAAGGADDLSAVRNHTYQMLTLLAEDRAVPSAPTCPGPLLEFALHEDLLTRVLTWQLQWDELGDGVEERRAEQLKLFEMLVSEARQPLLRHGPVREALLTLLDACGRPVPSSPALDEGLVLLLSQLCVCVAREPTLLEFFLQPPPEPGAAPRLLLFSRLVPFVHREGTLGQQARDALLLLMALSAGSPTVGRYIADHSYFCPVLATGLSALYSSLPRKIEVPGDDWHCLRREDWLGVPALALFMSSLEFCNAVIQVAHPLVQKQLVDYIHNGFLVPVMGPALHKTSVEEMIASTAYLELFLRSISEPALLRTFLRFLLLHRHDTHTILDTLVARIGSNSRLCMVSLSLFRTLLNLSCEDVLLQLVLRYLVPCNHVMLSQKPAVRDVDLYGRAADKFLSLIPRCCRHHASSPPRPEHASWARGGPTREAGRREDITGPGSPSVDSSSVVTVPRPSTPSRLALFLRQQSLGGSESPGPAPHSPGLAKSPTSSPGRRPSPAEEPGELEDNYLEYLREARRGVDRCVRACRTWSAPYDGERPPPEPNPLGSRTKKRSLLPEEDRDNGGEGEEEELGSRGLPGGIGEGPGHLPPPQLNGVPGPWPEGAKKVRLVPRLVPQEGAGELLEGTSEGIAGLESFGQELRELEVALSNGGAGSESPLEPSLPLEEEEAYESFTSPPEPPGPFLSSPLRTLNQLPSQPFTGPFMAVLFAKLENMLQNSVYVNFLLTGLVAQLACHPQPLLRSFLLNTNMVFQPSVKSLLQVCDACMHGCWAL from the exons ATGGAGAGGATGAACTGGCTGAGCAGACTGGCCTCCAGGGGTCCTGGGCACCGAGTACCTCAAGGGGCCAGTCTTCAGACTCCAGTCATGGCTGACCCTGAGACTTGCCTCATGGTCTTCAAGAATCACTGGTCCCAG GTGGTGCGAATCCTGGAGCGGCAAGGCCCTCGGGCAGCTGCTGGAGGTGCAGATGATCTCAGTGCTGTGCGCAACCATACTTACCAAATGTTAACACTTTTGGCAGAGGATCGTGCAGTCCCTTCAGCCCCCACCTGCCCTGGGCCCCTTCTTGAGTTTGCTCTACATGAGGATCTGCTGACCCGTGTGTTGACATGGCAGCTGCAGTGGGATGAGCTTGGGGATGGGGTTGAGGAACGGCGGGCTGAGCAATTGAAACTATTTGAGATGTTGGTGAGCGAAGCTCGTCAGCCCCTATTGCGGCATGGTCCAGTTCGTGAGGCTCTGCTCACCCTACTGGATGCCTGTGGCCGCCCTGTGCCTAGTAGCCCAGCACTGGATGAAGGCTTGGTGCTACTTCTCAGCcagctatgtgtgtgtgtagccCGGGAGCCTACATTGCTTGAATTCTTCCTGCAGCCACCTCCTGAGCCAGGAGCTGCCCCACGTCTTCTACTCTTTTCTCGCCTTGTCCCTTTCGTCCATCGAGAGGGCACTCTGGGGCAGCAGGCCCGTGATGCCCTACTTCTGCTCATGGCTTTGTCAGCTGGGAGCCCTACTGTGGGGCGCTACATCGCGGATCACTCTTACTTCTGCCCG GTGCTGGCCACAGGGCTAAGTGCCCTGTACTCCTCACTGCCCCGAAAGATTGAGGTTCCAGGGGATGATTGGCACTGCTTGCGACGGGAAGACTGGTTAGGAGTGCCAGCCCTTGCACTATTCATGAGTTCCCTAGAGTTCTGCAATGCAGTCATTCAG GTGGCTCACCCTCTGGTACAGAAGCAGCTGGTTGATTATATCCATAATGGGTTCCTGGTGCCTGTCATGGGCCCTGCCCTGCACAAG ACCTCTGTGGAGGAGATGATCGCCAGTACCGCCTATCTGGAACTTTTCCTCCGGAGTATCTCAGAACCTGCCTTGCTCCGTACCTTCTTGCGATTCCTGTTGTTACACCGGCATGACACCCACACCATCCTTGACACCCTCGTTGCCCGTATTGGCAGCAACTCCCGG CTCTGCATGGTCTCTCTGAGTCTCTTCAGGACCCTTTTGAACCTCAGCTGTGAGGATGTCCTGTTGCAGTTGGTTCTCAG GTATCTTGTCCCGTGTAACCACGTGATGCTGAGCCAGAAGCCAGCTGTGCGTGATGTGGATCTTTATGGACGAGCAGCTGACAAGTTTCTCTCCCTAATCCCACGCTGCTGTCGACACCATGCCTCCAGCCCACCTCGTCCAGAGCATGCCTCGTGGGCACGAGGTGGGCCTACCAGAGAGGCAGGGAGAAGGGAGGACATCACGG GCCCTGGAAGCCCAAGTGTTGATTCCTCTTCTGTGGTGACAGTGCCTCGGCCCTCTACACCATCTCGTCTGGCTCTCTTCCTTCGGCAGCAGAGTCTGGGTGGCTCTGAGTCGCCAGGCCCAGCACCTCACTCACCAGGTCTTGCTAAATCCCCAACCTCCAGCCCTGGCCGACGTCCCAGCCCTGCAGAGGAGCCTGGTGAGCTGGAAGACAATTACCTGGAGTATCTGCGTGAGGCGCGCCGTGGTGTGGACCGCTGTGTCCGAGCCTGCCGTACCTGGTCTGCCCCTTATGATGGCGAGCGGCCCCCTCCTGAGCCCAATCCTCTTGGCTCCCGGACTAAGAAACGCAGCCTACTACCTGAGGAGGACAGGGACAAtggaggggaaggggaggaggaggaactaGGGAGTAGGGGGCTGCCTGGGGGCATAGGGGAGGGCCCTGGTCACCTGCCCCCTCCCCAACTCAATGGGGTGCCAGGACCATGGCCTGAGGGGGCTAAGAAGGTTCGTCTGGTGCCACGTCTGGTGCCACAGGAGGGAGCTGGGGAACTGTTAGAGGGCACCTCTGAGGGCATAGCAGGACTAGAGAGTTTTGGGCAAGAGCTCCGGGAGCTGGAGGTGGCATTGAGCAATGGTGgagctggctcagaatcccccctAGAGCCTTCACTACCTCTTGAGGAGGAGGAGGCCTACGAGAGCTTCACCAGTCCCCCTGAACCCCCTGGCCCCTTCCTCAGCAGCCCTTTGCGGACTCTCAACCAGCTGCCGAGCCAGCCCTTCACTG